The DNA region CGCCTACCATCTAACAATAACTGCACCGTTGCTTTTTCATTTTGTATTTGTTTGCTAAAGCCTTGAGGTATGACAAGAACAGCTAAAACTTTTTGGGTATTGAGAAGTTCTGCCACGTCATGCTCACTCTTAATCTGCACAAGGTTTTTAATGTACGAAGAGCCTTTAAAGTCTTGAATCAGAGCTTGACTTGCCTGTGAGCCATCGTGATCAAACACCGCTAAATCAATATTTTTTACCTCCAATGTCGCGGCAAAAGAAAATATTAACACTTGTATTAAAGGTGGTACGATCACCACAAAAAGACTTTTTTTGTCATTTTTTATGGCTAACGCTTCTTTACGAATGAGGGCCCATAACCGTGTAATCATTCCAATCCCTTTTTACTTTTCTTGACAACCAGTAAGAAAAAGAAAAGCCCGACAAGAAACATACACACCATGTCTTTGATAAAAATAGAAGGTATATCTCCCACAAGAAAAATTGTCTGCAAGGACTCAACAAAATAACGCGCAGGAATGATGTGTGTAAAAATTTGCAACCAGTAAGGCATATTGTTGATCTCAAATAAAAAACCCGATAATAAAAATGCCGGTAGATAGCCTGCAACGATTGAAACTTGTGCAGCAACAAATTGGTTTTTTGCAACCGTGGAAATCAGTAAGCCAATGCTAAGCGAAGGAAAAAGGTAAAAAGCACTTAAAAGAAATAAGATCCAGATACTGCCTTCAAAAGGAATCTCATACCAAAAATAAGCCACACCAAAACAGAGCACCATCGAGCCCATACCTAAACAAAAATACGGTATTAATTTGCCTAGTATAATCTCCATCATCGAAGCGGGTGTTGCCATCAATGCTTCCATTGTACCTCGTTCCCACTCACGCGCGATCACCAAAGCTGTCAGCAAAGTACCGATCAATATCATGATAACCGCGATGGAGCCTGGAAGTAAAAAATAACGACTCGAAAGTGGTGGATTGAACCAATAGCGTGGAATAACACTAATACCTGCTGAGGGCATTATTCCTTCTTGTACCGCCCATTTTTGGATAATCTTCGAGGCATAATTTTGAATTAAACCTCCTGTGTTAGGCTCTGTCGCATCGATTAAAAGTTGTATCGCGTAGGTATTATTTTTTCCAAAATTACCAGAGACTTCCATCACGCCCTTAAGATGGCCATCTTGAAGTGATTGGATTAATTTTTGTTTATCATACTGTATTGATGTGTCGAAAAAAGGCGATCCAACAAAAGAAGTTACTAGTTCATGAGCCTCTTTCGTATTACTTTTAGGAAATATCCCCAAAGGAATATGTTTCGCATCTAATGAAACAGCATATCCCATCAAAAAAAGTAAAATAAGGGGCAAGATAATAGCAATTAAAATGGCGCTTGGATCACGTATGATTTGAAGGCTTTCTTTGATCAAAAGGGCAACAAGACGTTTACTTTTCATCTATAAGCCTTTGATCATATGCTTGTATCAGATGAATAAAAGCCTCTTCCATTGTCGCATTCAAAGAGACAAGATGTTTAAGCTCATCGGGTGTTCCCGAAGCAATGGCTTTGCCTTTATAAATCAACATAATCCGATCACAATACTCTGCTTCATCCATAAAATGCGTGCTCACCATCACTGAAACACCTTTTTTGACAATGCCGTTGATGTGTGTCCAAAACTCTTTGCGAGTGATGGGATCAACTCCGCTGGTCGGTTCATCTAAGAACAGAACCAAAGGCTCATGCATTAAGGCACACGAAAGCGCTAAACGCTGTTTAATGCCTAGAGGTAAGAGATCTGCTTGGGTTTGAAGATGCGGTTTGAATTCAAATGTTTGAATGATATCTTTTATTTTTTGCGCGCATTTTTGACCAGATAAGCCATACACGCCTGCAAAAAAATCTAAGTTATCTTGAACACTTAAACTCCCGTATAATGAAAATTTTTGTGCCATATAGCCTATATGTGTTCGCGCATTTGCCCCAGCAACATAGAGGTCTTCACCCATCACTTTCGCAGTACCTTGTGTTGGAACAAGCAATCCGCAAAGCATTTTAAAAGTGGTTGATTTTCCAGCACCATTAGGTCCTAAAAAGCCAAATATTTCCCCTCGTCCAATTTCAAAATCAATATGATCTGTTGCTGTAAAATTACCAAATTTTTTGGTTAAATTCTTGGCTTCTATCAGAAGCGAATGGCTCATTGGAGTCGTAGCCATTTTTGTAGCTAAGAGTGATTCAGGTTCGGTTTTAACTCCCAATAAACGGACAAAAGCATCTTCAAAGGTGGGATCACACACCACCGCTTTTGCTTTGGCATCATAGGCATGTAACGCATCAAAGGGGAAAGAGGCATTTTCTTTCAGGTTAACGCGTATCGCTTCACCCACTAACACTGCGTCCATGACGTCTTCTAAATGCAACAACGCCGTTAAGAGTGCTCGCTTATCACTGTTTATGTTTTCAATACGGTACACATAGCCAATCAACGGCGCTTTCATAATTGTAGGCGTGCCTTGGTACAAGGCATTACCTTCATTGAGCAATATCACAGAATCACATTTATCGGCTTCATCTAAATACGATGTGCCCCACAAAACTGCAATATCTTCTTTCAGAAGACTCTGAATCATTTCCCAAAGATTTTTACGCGAAATTGGGTCAACCCCAACACCTGGTTCATCTAACAGTAACAGTTTTGGTTTTTTAATCAACGCGCAGGCTAGACCTAGTTTTTGCTTCATCCCGCCTGAAAGCGCTCCTGCCTTACGTGTATAAAAAGCCGAAAGATCGGTAAAATCTAAGAGCTCTTTGATGCGTTTTGTAGGTTCTTCAACGTCTTGCAAAGCCGCATAAAGTCGCATATTTTCTGCGACACTCAAGTCTTCATACAAACCAAATTTTTGAGGCATATAACCAATTTGCTGTAAAAAGTCACTTTGAGAGCAAGGCATGGTCGTACCTAAAATTTCCAACGATCCACTACTGGATTTTAACAACCCTGCTAAGATACGAATCAGTGTTGTTTTTCCAGCACCATCAGGTCCCACCAGCCCTGTAATCTTTCCGCTCTCGATATTAAAATTTAACGCATCAAAAGCTGGTTTCTGACTATTTGCAAATGTTTTAGAGAGGTTTTGAGCCGTTACAATCGTCATGGTTACTGATCTTTTTGACATGTAATCGTAACAGGCATTCCTTGTTTGAGATGTGAATCAGGCTCTGCAATAATGACGCGAAAACGATACACAAGATCGGGACGAAGCTGTGTTGTTTCAATATTTTTAGGGGTAAACTCCGCAACAGGAGAGATAAATCCAATGTGACCTTCATACGGTTTTTTGCGTGAGTCAACATACACAAGCATCTTTTCACCTTGCGTGATTGAGCCAAGGTCTGGTTCATCAACATAGGCTTGAACCCAATATTCATCTTCTAACGCGATTTGTAAGATACTCTGCCCAGCAGACACAATCGAAGAAGGCTCTTTGTGACGAGCAAGGATAGTTCCTTTGATTGGTGCATAAATCGTCGCATCTTTAATGTCGTATTCAAGGCTTTTGGCTTTAGCTTCAAGTGCCAATACTTTGGCTTTTTGCACCTCAACATCTTCTACTTGATACCCACTTTGAAGGAGTGCATAATTGCTCTTTGCTTTATCGTATGTGGCTTTTGCTTTATCGTATTGTGTCTTTGCTGCGATATAGTCTTGCTCTGTTGTAGCATCCAAATCAAACAGTTTTTTTTGTCTATTATAGATATCTTGTACCCCTAAAAATGCTGCATAGCTTTCTTGCACACTGGCTTGTGCTTGAGCAATATCTTCTGTACGATACCCTTTCATCAGCCTCTTTAGAGTTGCCTTTTCAGCTATGATTTGCGCATTGATATTTTCCAATTCATACCGCAATGATGTAGTATCTAGCGTAACAAGCATTTCACCTTTTTCGATAGACTGACCTTCATCTTTTGCAATTGTTTCAATCTTGCCAAGAAAACGAAACGCCAGATCTTGTGTACGATTTTCGATGTTTCCGTAAAAATGTAGTGTCTTATCCAATACTTTGACATAGTTCTGATAATAGTACCATCCACCACTTCCTAAAAGTGCCAATGTAATCACTATTGCTATCTTCTTCATCGCTATTTCCTTTGTCTGCTCAACTCTTGTAAGACATACTCTGTATTTTCTAAAATTGTACGAATAATAATTTCCATGTTTGTATCCACATCTTCCCCTAAAAAAGGGATACGCTGTGAAATGGTACTTTGTTGAACACTAAATACGATGATCGAGCCAAGAAGGGCATGAGTGCGTGCTTTTACTTCGATGGTAGCACTATCTTGGTGCATGATATGCGCCACCAAGCTATCTAATGTATTCAGCATTGGCTCAAGTCCCTTGGTGTAGAGAAGCTCAAAACCATTGGAAGGTGTCATCTGCTCACGTATTAAAATACGATGCAGATAATTATTGGTTTTCAGTTTACCAAGTATCGTTCGAGCCAATGTTTCGATAAGATATTTTACCCACATTATATAAAATGCATCAGAAGGTATTGATGTTTTGAGCGCTGTTTCATAGGCAAGTGTAAACGCACTGTATTTTTCAGCCATGAGTTCTGTAATGTTGGTCACAACAGCAAGATACAATGCTTCTTTACTTCCATAATAATAGTGAATTGAAGCAATATTGACCCCTGCTTCTTTGGCAGGCTCTCGGATAGAAACATCTTCTGGAGAACGCTCTCCAAAAAGACGATAAGCCGTTTCTAAGATCTTTGCTTTGGATTGGTTGATTGTTTTTGCTTTGCTAGGAATCTTGAACACTGTCTTCCTTTATGAAATATATGGGTCAAATGCTATCACAAAACAGATGTTTATGTCAAACGTTTGTTTTAATTTTAATGGTGACTCTTTACATGTAAAAGAAGAGAAAAGGAATGCCTTGGCATTCCTCTGTTTGAAAGGCTATTCATCCTTAAACGCAAACCCTTGTGCCATTAAAACTTTACCTGTCTTTCGGTAGTAAATACTCGAATACGCATTTGAGGTAATCTCTGCGTAAGTAGGCATTGAACCGCTTCCTGTCGCATCTCTGAAAACTTTAAAGGTCTTATTATATTCCAATACCCCTTTTTTCACTTTTTCACTATCGTAGGTATCTTGCATTGCGAAGCTCTCAAGTGCAACACGTGGTTTCAAAGGAGCATTTTTGGCTTCTTTGGTTGGAACACCGATGGTACACCCTACCGCTAAGAACGTTTTGGGAGGAAGGTTGAAAAGTTTTATCATCGTGTCAGAATTTTCACGCACCGCACCAATCGATGTCGTGCCATACCCCAATGCTTCAGCAGCGACTTGAAGCTGAATAAGCATAATGCCCGCATCCACAGCCCCAACCATAATGCCCTCTGCACTCTGCTCAATGACATGTTTTTTGCCCATACTCTCAGTAATCATATTGGTGCGATTAAAGTCGATGACAATGCCGACAAAAACATCGGCTGTGGCAATGTGCGCTTGATGGTTGCACAACTCGGAAATCTCTTTGAGCTTGGCTTTATCACGTGTGTAAACAAGGCTTATTTGTTGCGCGTTAATGGAAGTTGGAGCACGTTGCGCTGTTTTAAAGATCAGCGCTAAGTTCTCATCGCTGATCACTTCACCGGTGAATTGACGGATTGATTTTCGATTTTGCAGTTGTTTGATGGTTGGATTTTCCATGGTTTTTTCCTATAAAATTTTTTCTAATTTTTGGAGCGTCATACTCTCAACCCGCTCACCCATAAAGGCTTTGTAAGCAGTAAAATGCGCTTTTTCCATATGCTCCGCCAAAAGCGTTTCATTCTCCCACGTCTCTATAAAAACATAGGTATTTTTTTTCTCTCTGTCTTTGTGAACATCGTATTGTAAACAGCCCTTATCGTTTTGATGGGTTGCCTGATGCAAAGCCGTTAAAGCTTCTAGCACACCCTCATTTTTGCCATCTTTTAAAACGACTGTTGCAATTAAAACGATTTTTTTCATAGGTTCTCTTTTAGATTAAGTTCTTACTGAAGTATAAGAATCATGTACTTAAGTTACCCTTACAGTATTTTTATAATGTAAAGGAAAAAATAAGACAAAATTGATTTGTGGAATATTTGTTTGTGGAAAGAAGAAGTTTACATGTAAAGCATTATGGCAAGAGGGACGATTAACGCTCCCTCTTGCATGATACGCTAAGAACTAAGCTTTTTTCGCTTTTTTCTCTTCGCGTTTCTCTTTTAACGACTTTTCGGGTTTCTTTTTGACTTCTTTTTTCATATCTTTACTTTTTGCCATGCTCTCTCCTTTTTTGAAGTTGGTTACTACTTCTGAATTGTATAAGAGTTGGGCTTAAAGTAGACACTCCCTTCTTGCTTACGATCTTAAGCTCGCATACTATAAAATAATTCTATTTATCGCGGACAAGGAAGCATTTTGGAAAATAACAAACACCATCTCATCGCCGAATATGAAAAAGAGCTCAAGCAATATGAGAATTTTAGTGACAAAATGGATATTTTACTCAAAGAACTCCTCGACCAAGAGAAAATTTCCTATCACTCCATTGAAAACAGAGTCAAAGAAAAAAGCAGTTTAGCTAAAAAAATTGATGGTAAAAACAAGTACCAAAACTTGGACGAGATCACCGATATTGTGGGCTGTCGCATCATCAGTTACTTTGAAATCGATGTGGAGAAGATTGTCAATCTTATCTTTAAAGAGTTCAAAATAGACGAAGTCAATTCCATCGACAAAAAGAAAATTCTTGACCCTGATCGCTTCGGCTACCTCTCGTATCACATCATCTGCTCCATCAACGATGAAAGGGCGCAGCTTCGAGAGTATAAAAACTACAAAAAGCTCAAATTTGAGATCCAAGTGCGAACCATTCTCCAACATGCGTGGGCGGAAATAGAACACGACATCGGCTACAAGTCCAACATCGCTGTTCCAAGGGAGTTTCGCCGAAAATTCTCACGCATTGCAAGCATCCTTGAAATTGCCGACGATGAATTTAGCAGGCTCAAACTTGACATCCACAACTATGTTGAAACCATCTCCAAACAAGGCTTTGAAAACATCGATATTAACGCCGAAAGTCTCAAACTTTTCATCGAGCAATCGTATGACTTGGAAGAAATCGAAGCTTACATTATCGAAAAACTAGAACTCAAAACAGTTGCTTTTTCAGAACAGATGCAGTCTGCCAATATCAGCCTTTTTTTGAACATTATCAATACATTTACGACATTTAAAGAGATATTGGAGATTCAAAACTCTCTTCAAAAACACAAAGAGCTGATTAAAAAATTCATCGTCAAATGGGCACACGTGAGAGGAAAATTGCTGGAACGTTTTCGTGAAAATTTTGAGCAAAAAGATGGGTTTATCATAGGCTATGCTCTCATGATCGAATTTTTGGAAACCAATCACAAAGAGGGACTTGGAGCATTTTTCCCAAGCCTTTCAGCGCCTGAGAAAGCTGAAGCCGTGGCATTGGCGGTGAAAATTTACCGAGAAATCACGAGCAATTAAGCTGTACATGATGACTTCTTTACCTATCACGGACAAAATGGACGTATTTGCAGAAAATTTCACAGGTGTTAATCTGCACAAACAAAAGATCACCAAAGCGGAGTTTGACGACTGCACCTTTGTTTCCTGCGATTTTAGTCAAACCTTTTTCGCTTCATGTCGGTTTATCGGCTGTCATTTTGAAAACTGTAATCTTAGTCTTATGAAACTCACCGACACCAAAATGAACGCTGTTGAATTTTCCTCATGCAAAATGATCGGGATTGATTGGACGATGGCAAACTGGGAGAGTCTTTTAAGTCCTGAACCACTGCATTTTCGTGACTGCCTTCTGGGTGATAGCAATTTTTTTGGCTTAACCTTGAACGGACTTGTGATGAGCGAATGTCGTATCACCGAAGCCGACTTTCAAAACGCAAAACTTGAAAAAGCAGACTTTCGAGGCTCTGACCTCAAAGGCTCACTCTTTGGCAACACTCACCTGGAATACGCCAACTTCACAGATGCAAGTAACACGACGATTGATCTGCGCACCAACCACCTCAAAGGAGCTATTTTTAGCCGATTTGAGGCACTTCAACTGCTTGAATTAATGGGGATTGTGTTGGTGTGATAGAGGGTGAAAATCTTTACATGTAAAGATTTGAATTAAAATAAAACATAGCGCCTTCCCTTTATCTTTTTAACTTGTTTTATCAAAATGCATTTGTTATAATAAAAATATAACGTAATTTGATGGAGAAACAAGTATGCAAAAAATTTTAGTCTCACTTTTATTAGGTTTTTTCTGTAATGCAATCGCATTAGACTCTATCAGTTCAATGCCAACGGAACAAAAAAATGTTATTGACTCTGTCATTAAAGCACTTAATTTACCCAGCAATGAAAGTACAAAAAAAATCATCTATGACAAGTTAAATGACTTTTTTGTTCAAAATTGGTCAGCCCATTGGACAACGAACTCTACTGGAAGCACTACCAAAATAAAAAATAGCGATACTCAAATTTGTGACGTAACAATTTATAATAATAACCGAGCTGTTAATTGCACGTTTGTTTATTTCAAAAATGAAAAACAACTTTTTGTTACATTAAAACAATACGTTGAATCTGATTCAAACACAGTTATGAAAATATACAATGAAGCTAAATCCAATCCAAAATATGAAATTCAAAATGAAACAGATAATTATGCCTATTTTAAAGAAAAAGGCTATATGTTCTATGATACATTTCATATCAAATCACCTACAGGAATGGTTATTTACGAAAGTTCATATTTCTTCGATATAAAATAGGAAAAGTTGGCTCTTCTCCTACTTTTTTTTAATGCTTCATTTGTTGATATTCGTCAAGGACATAGCGTGTAATTTATTATATATTTCTAATACAATTCACGTAAAAAGGTTACGATTATGAACAAAATTCTTTTAAGCTTATTCGTTGCTTCCGCATCAACTTTATTTGCCGTTGATGGTGCTGAAATTTATAAAGCTAAGTGTTTCTCTTGTCATGGAGAAAAAGCATCCAAGGCAGCATTGAACAAATCTCAGATTATTGCTGGATGGGATGCAGATAAAATCATCACTTCTGTCAATGGCTATAAAAATGGCGCAGGTGGTGCAATGAAAAATGTTATGAAGCCTATCGCTTCAGGGTTAAATGACGATGATTTAAAAGCCGTAGCTACGACTATCGCTTCTTTTAAATAATTGTCAATTTGGATATTAAAAGAGAAGGCAATCAATATTCCTTCTCTTTATCTATACATACTCTCAACTATTCTCTTTCAAAAAAAAATATGAAATGCTAAAAATTGAAAATCTTCCTTACTTCTCCCATCTAAACCATCATGAAATTGAAAAAATAAAGAAATTTTGCACACTCAAAAAATATATATCTGACGAAATACTCTTTTACGAAGGTGAAACTCCAAAATATCTTTATATCCTTTTAAAAGGTACACTCAAAGTGTATCAAACAACAGCCAAATCCAACCATATTTTCATTCTTTTTTTCACACAACCAGGTGAGATAATCGGAGAATTTGCTCTCTATGCTGACAGTCCTTATCCTAATACTGCGCAATTTGTAACCGAAGGAGAAGTGCTTAAAATAAATTTTTTTCCTATTCAAAAAGAAGTGCTAAATAATCCTATATTAAATCTTCATATCATCCAATCTCTCATAAAAAAACAGAGAGCTTTTTTAAATCTCATCCATAATGAAATTAGTATTAATACAGAAGCGAAAGTTATAAAATTTTTACTCGATAATGAGCAGCTTGTTCAAACACTCAAACAAATTGAAATAGCCGCTATCCTCAATACTACTCCTGAAACACTCTCACGAATGCTTTCAAAATTGAAATCTTTAGGATTTATCCATATTGATAAAAAGCACACCTTAACTTTACAAAAAAAAGAAGCTCTTCAAACCTATTATCGTACCATTATGCAAAATTGATTCATATCAAGTCAAGGATAAATGGCATGGGGTACAATGCTTTAGATTAAAAGAAAGGAGCGCTTATGATGACACTACTACGAACCGTTATTTTCATCCTTTTAGCACTGCAAACACTGTTTGCAAAAACACTTTCATTGCAAGAAGCTATTGACGCTACACTCTTATCGCACCCTGATGCTAAACTCGCGCTGTATCAATTAAATATGGCTTATGAAACGCTAGGCATCACCAAAGCGGCCACGTATCCAGAGCTGAGCGCTAATGCAGAATATTATCCTACAAAAACACTCGTTTCGCAAAATAATGGCAGTTTTGTAACACGAGATCATTTCTCAACGCATTTAGATGTGACGATGACTTATACATTATGGGATTTTGGACGTACGCAAAAACGCATTGATGCGGCACAGCAAGATACAGAGTCTGCCGTAGCGCTGAATGAAAATGCCAAAGCATTGCTGGGTGAAAAAGTCTGGCAAGCGTACTATTCATTAGCATACTTGCAACGTGTGAACACCGCCAATACCCTCTCCCTTGCCTTTTACCAAGCACTGTACGATCAATCGCGTCAAATGAAAAATGTAGGCTTGAAAACCGAAGCCGATAGCGAACGCTTTTATGCTTCTTTGCTGGACGCCAAAGATATATTGGAAACCAGTCGCAATGAAGAACGCAAATACATCCATTTACTGAGTGTCTTAACAGGTCTTTTGGAACAAGACATTAAAATTGAAGATGACTTTACGGCACTTTCGCACACCACTTTACCTTCTTTTCCTGATACCCAATGGCGTTCAATGCTCAAAGAACATAACGCGGAGCTGGAAGCATTGGGCGCTAAAATCAAACAAAGTCACGCATTATACGAGTCATCCAAAGCAGAAAGCTATGGCACCATCATTTCCGCGGGTTCTATAGGCAGCGATACCTCCATCTCTTCTTATTCAAGCAATCAAATTGGCATCAAAGCCTCCATTCCCCTTCTAACAGGAGGAAGAATTTCGCATCAAATTGAAAAAGACAGAGTTGGTATCTTGGTCTCAGAAGAGGCACTGCGAGCGCGTGAATTAACACTGTGGCAAGAGTTGTATGAAGCTATTTTAGATACCAAACGCTTGGATGCGACCATTGAAGCCAAATACATGGCAGCACGTTCTCTCGCCAAAACCGTTGCCATTACCCAAGGTCGTTATAAAGAGGGATTAGCCACCTACATTGAAGTGCTTGAAGCTCAACGCGCTTACGACAATGCTACCATTGCGCAAAGTGCTGCTATGTTACAAAAAATAGCCTCTTTAGCACATATCAAAAGACTTATTCCTAAAGGAGTTTCCCTATGAACAGGGCATCTATGATGAAAAATATATTGATTTTAGTCGTAATAATGGCTATCGGAAGCTTTTTTTATTTCAAAGTATATCTGCCGAAGATCACCTTTGCTTCGATCTCACCCATCATCCAAGATGTCAATGAAACAGCTTTTGGAGTCGGAACGGTTGAAGCAAAAGAGACGATTGTATTAGCGC from Sulfurospirillum diekertiae includes:
- a CDS encoding HlyD family efflux transporter periplasmic adaptor subunit, yielding MKKIAIVITLALLGSGGWYYYQNYVKVLDKTLHFYGNIENRTQDLAFRFLGKIETIAKDEGQSIEKGEMLVTLDTTSLRYELENINAQIIAEKATLKRLMKGYRTEDIAQAQASVQESYAAFLGVQDIYNRQKKLFDLDATTEQDYIAAKTQYDKAKATYDKAKSNYALLQSGYQVEDVEVQKAKVLALEAKAKSLEYDIKDATIYAPIKGTILARHKEPSSIVSAGQSILQIALEDEYWVQAYVDEPDLGSITQGEKMLVYVDSRKKPYEGHIGFISPVAEFTPKNIETTQLRPDLVYRFRVIIAEPDSHLKQGMPVTITCQKDQ
- a CDS encoding c-type cytochrome, which encodes MNKILLSLFVASASTLFAVDGAEIYKAKCFSCHGEKASKAALNKSQIIAGWDADKIITSVNGYKNGAGGAMKNVMKPIASGLNDDDLKAVATTIASFK
- a CDS encoding Crp/Fnr family transcriptional regulator; its protein translation is MLKIENLPYFSHLNHHEIEKIKKFCTLKKYISDEILFYEGETPKYLYILLKGTLKVYQTTAKSNHIFILFFTQPGEIIGEFALYADSPYPNTAQFVTEGEVLKINFFPIQKEVLNNPILNLHIIQSLIKKQRAFLNLIHNEISINTEAKVIKFLLDNEQLVQTLKQIEIAAILNTTPETLSRMLSKLKSLGFIHIDKKHTLTLQKKEALQTYYRTIMQN
- a CDS encoding nitroreductase family protein; protein product: MENPTIKQLQNRKSIRQFTGEVISDENLALIFKTAQRAPTSINAQQISLVYTRDKAKLKEISELCNHQAHIATADVFVGIVIDFNRTNMITESMGKKHVIEQSAEGIMVGAVDAGIMLIQLQVAAEALGYGTTSIGAVRENSDTMIKLFNLPPKTFLAVGCTIGVPTKEAKNAPLKPRVALESFAMQDTYDSEKVKKGVLEYNKTFKVFRDATGSGSMPTYAEITSNAYSSIYYRKTGKVLMAQGFAFKDE
- a CDS encoding TolC family protein, translated to MMTLLRTVIFILLALQTLFAKTLSLQEAIDATLLSHPDAKLALYQLNMAYETLGITKAATYPELSANAEYYPTKTLVSQNNGSFVTRDHFSTHLDVTMTYTLWDFGRTQKRIDAAQQDTESAVALNENAKALLGEKVWQAYYSLAYLQRVNTANTLSLAFYQALYDQSRQMKNVGLKTEADSERFYASLLDAKDILETSRNEERKYIHLLSVLTGLLEQDIKIEDDFTALSHTTLPSFPDTQWRSMLKEHNAELEALGAKIKQSHALYESSKAESYGTIISAGSIGSDTSISSYSSNQIGIKASIPLLTGGRISHQIEKDRVGILVSEEALRARELTLWQELYEAILDTKRLDATIEAKYMAARSLAKTVAITQGRYKEGLATYIEVLEAQRAYDNATIAQSAAMLQKIASLAHIKRLIPKGVSL
- a CDS encoding CerR family C-terminal domain-containing protein translates to MFKIPSKAKTINQSKAKILETAYRLFGERSPEDVSIREPAKEAGVNIASIHYYYGSKEALYLAVVTNITELMAEKYSAFTLAYETALKTSIPSDAFYIMWVKYLIETLARTILGKLKTNNYLHRILIREQMTPSNGFELLYTKGLEPMLNTLDSLVAHIMHQDSATIEVKARTHALLGSIIVFSVQQSTISQRIPFLGEDVDTNMEIIIRTILENTEYVLQELSRQRK
- a CDS encoding GTP pyrophosphokinase, with the protein product MENNKHHLIAEYEKELKQYENFSDKMDILLKELLDQEKISYHSIENRVKEKSSLAKKIDGKNKYQNLDEITDIVGCRIISYFEIDVEKIVNLIFKEFKIDEVNSIDKKKILDPDRFGYLSYHIICSINDERAQLREYKNYKKLKFEIQVRTILQHAWAEIEHDIGYKSNIAVPREFRRKFSRIASILEIADDEFSRLKLDIHNYVETISKQGFENIDINAESLKLFIEQSYDLEEIEAYIIEKLELKTVAFSEQMQSANISLFLNIINTFTTFKEILEIQNSLQKHKELIKKFIVKWAHVRGKLLERFRENFEQKDGFIIGYALMIEFLETNHKEGLGAFFPSLSAPEKAEAVALAVKIYREITSN
- a CDS encoding ABC transporter permease; the encoded protein is MKSKRLVALLIKESLQIIRDPSAILIAIILPLILLFLMGYAVSLDAKHIPLGIFPKSNTKEAHELVTSFVGSPFFDTSIQYDKQKLIQSLQDGHLKGVMEVSGNFGKNNTYAIQLLIDATEPNTGGLIQNYASKIIQKWAVQEGIMPSAGISVIPRYWFNPPLSSRYFLLPGSIAVIMILIGTLLTALVIAREWERGTMEALMATPASMMEIILGKLIPYFCLGMGSMVLCFGVAYFWYEIPFEGSIWILFLLSAFYLFPSLSIGLLISTVAKNQFVAAQVSIVAGYLPAFLLSGFLFEINNMPYWLQIFTHIIPARYFVESLQTIFLVGDIPSIFIKDMVCMFLVGLFFFLLVVKKSKKGLE
- a CDS encoding ATP-binding cassette domain-containing protein, whose amino-acid sequence is MTIVTAQNLSKTFANSQKPAFDALNFNIESGKITGLVGPDGAGKTTLIRILAGLLKSSSGSLEILGTTMPCSQSDFLQQIGYMPQKFGLYEDLSVAENMRLYAALQDVEEPTKRIKELLDFTDLSAFYTRKAGALSGGMKQKLGLACALIKKPKLLLLDEPGVGVDPISRKNLWEMIQSLLKEDIAVLWGTSYLDEADKCDSVILLNEGNALYQGTPTIMKAPLIGYVYRIENINSDKRALLTALLHLEDVMDAVLVGEAIRVNLKENASFPFDALHAYDAKAKAVVCDPTFEDAFVRLLGVKTEPESLLATKMATTPMSHSLLIEAKNLTKKFGNFTATDHIDFEIGRGEIFGFLGPNGAGKSTTFKMLCGLLVPTQGTAKVMGEDLYVAGANARTHIGYMAQKFSLYGSLSVQDNLDFFAGVYGLSGQKCAQKIKDIIQTFEFKPHLQTQADLLPLGIKQRLALSCALMHEPLVLFLDEPTSGVDPITRKEFWTHINGIVKKGVSVMVSTHFMDEAEYCDRIMLIYKGKAIASGTPDELKHLVSLNATMEEAFIHLIQAYDQRLIDEK
- a CDS encoding putative quinol monooxygenase yields the protein MKKIVLIATVVLKDGKNEGVLEALTALHQATHQNDKGCLQYDVHKDREKKNTYVFIETWENETLLAEHMEKAHFTAYKAFMGERVESMTLQKLEKIL
- a CDS encoding pentapeptide repeat-containing protein produces the protein MTSLPITDKMDVFAENFTGVNLHKQKITKAEFDDCTFVSCDFSQTFFASCRFIGCHFENCNLSLMKLTDTKMNAVEFSSCKMIGIDWTMANWESLLSPEPLHFRDCLLGDSNFFGLTLNGLVMSECRITEADFQNAKLEKADFRGSDLKGSLFGNTHLEYANFTDASNTTIDLRTNHLKGAIFSRFEALQLLELMGIVLV